The following coding sequences lie in one Lysobacter capsici genomic window:
- a CDS encoding 23S rRNA (adenine(2030)-N(6))-methyltransferase RlmJ, with protein MNYRHAFHAGNHGDVLKHIAVLALCDALTAKPAPLFALDTHAGRGLYPLDGNSAQRTGEAEGGIGRLLAEAPKQPAIGRYLAAVRACRAEHGPAAYPGSPWLLAHALRDDDRIAACELQPEEAAQLKHHFDNDPRVAVHARDGYTGMKALLPPKLGATRFNRGLVLIDPPYEAQLEEFDTALGALRDALARWPQGTYVLWYPIKRRRSLQSFYRRAATLPAKSVMTAELLVRADDSPLRMNGSGLLLLNAPWQFDRTLDAVLPVLARTLGETADASGAITWLKQGD; from the coding sequence ATGAATTACCGCCACGCCTTCCACGCCGGCAACCACGGCGATGTGCTCAAACACATCGCCGTGCTGGCCCTGTGCGACGCACTGACCGCCAAGCCGGCGCCGCTGTTCGCGCTCGATACCCATGCCGGGCGCGGGCTGTACCCGCTCGACGGCAATTCGGCGCAGCGCACCGGCGAGGCCGAGGGCGGCATCGGCCGGCTGCTCGCCGAGGCGCCCAAGCAGCCGGCGATCGGCCGCTACCTCGCCGCGGTGCGCGCCTGCCGCGCCGAGCACGGGCCGGCCGCGTATCCGGGCTCGCCGTGGCTGCTCGCGCATGCCCTGCGCGACGACGACCGCATCGCCGCCTGCGAACTGCAGCCGGAGGAAGCGGCCCAGCTCAAGCATCACTTCGACAACGACCCCCGGGTCGCGGTCCACGCCCGCGACGGCTACACCGGGATGAAGGCGCTGTTGCCGCCCAAGCTCGGCGCGACCCGCTTCAACCGCGGCCTGGTCCTGATCGACCCGCCGTACGAGGCGCAGTTGGAAGAATTCGACACCGCCCTGGGCGCGCTGCGCGATGCGCTCGCGCGCTGGCCGCAGGGCACCTACGTGCTGTGGTATCCGATCAAGCGCCGGCGTTCGCTGCAATCGTTCTACCGCCGCGCCGCGACCCTGCCGGCCAAGTCGGTGATGACCGCCGAGCTGCTGGTGCGCGCCGACGATTCGCCGCTGCGCATGAACGGCAGCGGCCTGCTGCTGCTCAACGCGCCGTGGCAATTCGATCGCACCCTCGACGCGGTGCTGCCGGTGCTCGCGCGCACCTTGGGCGAAACCGCGGATGCGTCCGGCGCGATTACCTGGCTCAAGCAGGGCGACTGA
- a CDS encoding GNAT family N-acetyltransferase, translating to MSAPVARAYREDDHAACVALFESNVPEYFAAVEREDFLQTLQRIDRYWVIEQAGDGIVACGGYAGVPDQPGVAALCWGMVRRDLHRRGLGDFLVGERLRRIDADEDFNAVVIETTRFSCGFYARYGFVVTREQADGFAPGYDLVEMRRVVPRVGYAVI from the coding sequence TTGAGCGCGCCGGTCGCGCGCGCGTATCGCGAGGACGACCACGCCGCCTGCGTGGCGCTGTTCGAATCCAACGTGCCCGAGTATTTCGCCGCGGTCGAGCGCGAGGATTTCCTGCAGACCTTGCAGCGCATCGATCGGTACTGGGTGATCGAACAGGCCGGCGACGGCATCGTCGCCTGCGGCGGTTATGCCGGCGTGCCCGATCAGCCCGGCGTCGCGGCGTTGTGCTGGGGCATGGTGCGGCGCGACCTGCACCGGCGCGGCCTCGGCGATTTTCTGGTCGGCGAGCGTTTGCGCCGGATCGACGCCGACGAGGATTTCAACGCGGTGGTGATCGAAACCACGCGTTTCAGCTGCGGCTTCTATGCGCGCTATGGCTTTGTAGTGACTCGCGAACAGGCCGATGGTTTCGCGCCGGGGTATGACCTGGTGGAGATGCGTCGAGTGGTGCCGCGGGTCGGTTACGCGGTGATCTGA
- a CDS encoding YwqG family protein has product MKTGKAVLVSVGIIAAVLAVAGGVGYFVYSKVDSRSKQAAAQIKAEAEHEDADESAPQCGSHDDDERAKAVLAPIEPALQNTQRPVARIELEEMKADDVAVSKVGGRAYWAAGRDYPRDPQGQPLFLLAQVQLSELPKMPGYPERGMLQFFISGDDYYGAAIDAAHGPKRMDALAEPKGFRVVYWPDASAPAIAPPVATAGLDALPFDPAKPRRIRFSADHETMGIHDVGLAKVLGTDIDALAERYISANVDDRVAAEDLSDEVSDYLDRSGHKLGGYPDFTQDDPRNADDKRVLLFQLDSDDGLMWGDSGIANFFIDPADLARADFSRVSYHWDCY; this is encoded by the coding sequence ATGAAGACGGGCAAGGCGGTGTTGGTGTCGGTGGGGATCATCGCGGCGGTGCTCGCCGTCGCCGGCGGCGTGGGCTATTTCGTCTACAGCAAGGTCGACAGCCGCAGCAAGCAGGCGGCCGCGCAGATCAAGGCCGAAGCCGAACACGAAGACGCCGACGAGAGCGCGCCGCAATGCGGCAGCCACGACGACGACGAACGTGCCAAGGCGGTGCTGGCGCCGATCGAACCGGCCCTGCAGAACACCCAGCGCCCGGTGGCGCGCATCGAGCTGGAGGAGATGAAGGCCGACGACGTCGCGGTCAGCAAGGTCGGCGGCCGCGCGTACTGGGCGGCCGGGCGCGACTATCCGCGCGATCCGCAGGGCCAGCCATTGTTCCTGCTGGCGCAGGTCCAGCTCAGCGAATTGCCGAAGATGCCCGGTTATCCCGAGCGCGGCATGCTGCAGTTCTTCATCTCCGGCGACGACTACTACGGCGCCGCCATCGACGCCGCGCACGGTCCCAAGCGGATGGACGCGCTGGCCGAGCCGAAGGGCTTTCGCGTCGTGTACTGGCCCGACGCGAGCGCGCCGGCGATCGCGCCGCCGGTCGCCACGGCCGGCCTGGATGCATTGCCGTTCGACCCGGCCAAGCCGCGCCGCATCCGTTTCAGCGCCGACCACGAGACCATGGGCATCCACGATGTCGGCCTGGCGAAGGTGCTCGGCACCGATATCGACGCCCTGGCCGAGCGCTACATCAGCGCCAACGTCGACGATCGCGTCGCCGCCGAGGACCTCAGCGACGAAGTGTCCGACTATCTCGATCGCAGCGGCCACAAGCTCGGCGGTTATCCCGATTTCACCCAGGACGATCCGCGTAACGCCGACGACAAGCGGGTGCTGCTGTTCCAGCTCGACAGCGACGACGGGCTGATGTGGGGCGATTCGGGCATCGCCAATTTCTTCATCGACCCCGCCGACTTGGCGCGCGCGGATTTCAGCCGCGTGTCCTACCACTGGGATTGCTATTGA
- a CDS encoding cation diffusion facilitator family transporter yields the protein MAGGGDSTRAILFALGANFAIAVAKGVAAFFTGSSAMLAETVHSLADCGNQGLLLLGLKQSKRPPTPDYPLGYGKAIYFWSFLVAVMLFTVGGMFSLYEGIHKLQHPEPLKQWWWAAGVLAFGIAAEWVSMRACLQEVAKARGQRSLWQWFRESRQAELVVIFGEDLAALLGLVLALGAVLLAVVTGNPIWDAIGTVCIGALLIIVAVFVAIEVKAMLIGQSVDPLRQQQIREFLDSRPEIAKVISVITLQLGNEVMVSVQAQMREEQSVAGLTEQINSVERAMKQAFPEVRWSFFEPDFKLGD from the coding sequence ATGGCAGGTGGTGGCGATTCGACCCGCGCGATTTTGTTCGCACTTGGCGCCAATTTCGCGATCGCGGTGGCCAAGGGCGTGGCCGCGTTCTTCACCGGTTCCAGCGCGATGCTGGCCGAAACCGTGCATTCGCTGGCCGACTGCGGCAACCAGGGCCTGTTGCTGCTCGGGCTCAAGCAGTCCAAGCGGCCGCCGACGCCGGACTACCCGTTGGGGTACGGCAAGGCGATCTACTTCTGGTCGTTCCTGGTCGCGGTGATGCTGTTCACCGTCGGCGGCATGTTCTCGCTGTACGAGGGTATCCATAAATTGCAGCACCCCGAGCCGCTGAAGCAGTGGTGGTGGGCGGCCGGCGTGCTGGCGTTCGGCATCGCCGCCGAATGGGTGTCGATGCGCGCCTGCCTGCAGGAAGTGGCCAAGGCGCGCGGTCAGCGCTCGCTGTGGCAGTGGTTCCGCGAAAGCCGCCAGGCCGAACTGGTGGTGATCTTCGGCGAAGACCTGGCCGCGCTGCTGGGCCTGGTGCTGGCGCTGGGCGCGGTGCTGCTGGCGGTGGTCACCGGCAACCCGATCTGGGACGCGATCGGCACCGTCTGCATCGGCGCGCTGCTGATCATCGTCGCGGTGTTCGTCGCGATCGAAGTCAAGGCGATGCTGATCGGACAGAGCGTGGATCCGCTGCGCCAGCAGCAGATCCGCGAGTTCCTCGATTCGCGCCCGGAGATCGCCAAGGTCATCAGCGTGATCACCCTGCAGCTCGGCAACGAGGTGATGGTGTCGGTGCAGGCGCAGATGCGCGAAGAGCAAAGCGTCGCCGGCCTGACCGAACAGATCAACTCGGTCGAACGGGCGATGAAGCAGGCCTTCCCGGAGGTGCGCTGGAGCTTCTTCGAGCCCGACTTCAAGCTCGGCGACTGA
- a CDS encoding SixA phosphatase family protein: MTPIARISALGLSVLLAACASAPPAPSASFVIVRHAEKSDDDPRDPSLSEVGRARAQRLAASLKNQPVRAVYATAYRRTQQTGEPTAQSHGLQVIGYDAKQPAGDFAAALRREHPSGTVLVVGHSNTAPDIAAALCQCSVAPMAETEFDRRMRIDFDRDGHPSYSESRDQ, translated from the coding sequence ATGACACCGATCGCCCGTATTTCCGCCCTGGGCTTGAGCGTCCTGCTCGCCGCCTGCGCAAGCGCGCCGCCCGCGCCCAGCGCGAGTTTCGTGATCGTGCGTCACGCCGAAAAAAGCGACGACGATCCGCGCGACCCCAGCCTGAGCGAAGTCGGCCGCGCGCGCGCGCAACGCCTCGCCGCCTCGCTGAAAAACCAGCCGGTGCGCGCGGTCTATGCCACCGCGTATCGCCGCACCCAGCAGACCGGCGAACCGACCGCGCAATCGCACGGACTGCAAGTCATCGGCTACGACGCCAAACAGCCCGCCGGCGATTTCGCCGCGGCGCTGCGGCGCGAACATCCCAGCGGCACCGTGCTGGTGGTCGGCCACAGCAATACCGCGCCCGATATTGCCGCAGCCCTGTGTCAGTGCAGCGTGGCGCCGATGGCGGAAACCGAATTCGACCGGCGCATGCGCATCGACTTCGATCGCGATGGCCACCCGAGCTACAGCGAGTCGCGCGATCAGTGA
- a CDS encoding GNAT family N-acetyltransferase: protein MATRERLPPWHERQRLPNGREVLIRPVRPEDAEPLRAGFALLQPDEVRQRFLYALKELTPDMAERFTRIDPRTEFALVAAEPLPPGEALVGAVARVAIDERTQDAEFAILVSRYIANMGLGRYLMTRLVKWARGKKVHRLYGDVFEHNTPMLSLAQSLGFEREFQQDAPGLIRVSLDLRSHKAAAGETTPGT from the coding sequence ATGGCCACGCGTGAACGTTTGCCTCCCTGGCACGAACGCCAGCGTCTTCCCAACGGACGCGAAGTTCTGATCCGCCCGGTCCGGCCGGAGGATGCCGAGCCCCTGCGGGCCGGCTTCGCCCTGCTTCAGCCCGACGAAGTCCGACAGCGCTTCCTGTATGCGCTCAAGGAACTCACCCCGGACATGGCCGAGCGCTTCACCCGGATCGATCCGCGCACCGAATTCGCCTTGGTCGCGGCCGAGCCGCTGCCGCCGGGCGAGGCCCTGGTCGGCGCGGTCGCGCGGGTCGCGATCGACGAACGCACCCAGGACGCCGAGTTCGCGATCCTGGTCAGCCGCTACATCGCCAATATGGGCCTGGGCCGGTATCTGATGACCCGGCTGGTGAAATGGGCGCGCGGCAAGAAGGTGCATCGGCTGTACGGCGACGTGTTCGAGCACAACACGCCGATGCTGTCGCTGGCCCAGTCGCTGGGGTTCGAACGCGAATTCCAGCAGGACGCGCCGGGCCTGATCCGGGTGTCGCTGGACCTGCGCAGCCACAAGGCCGCCGCCGGCGAGACCACGCCCGGTACCTGA
- the creB gene encoding two-component system response regulator CreB: protein MRILLVEDESAIADTVLYALRAEGFETTHCLTGGEALREAQRVAYDLAVLDIGLPDIGGFALCRELRRDRDLPVIFLTAQNAEADRILGLEIGADDYVTKPFSPRELATRVRVVLRRKGGANVPAESEAGFVHDGEGKRIRYRGQALDLTRYEYGLLAALLQRPGAVLSRAQLMDRVWGDALDSGDRTVDTHIKTLRAKLREIGPDSDPIRTHRGLGYSLELG, encoded by the coding sequence ATGCGCATCCTGCTAGTAGAAGACGAATCCGCCATCGCCGACACCGTGCTCTATGCACTGCGCGCCGAGGGCTTCGAGACCACCCACTGCCTCACCGGCGGCGAGGCGCTGCGCGAGGCGCAGCGGGTCGCCTACGACCTGGCAGTGCTCGATATCGGCCTGCCCGACATCGGCGGCTTCGCCCTGTGCCGCGAGCTGCGCCGCGATCGCGACCTGCCGGTGATCTTCCTGACCGCGCAGAACGCCGAGGCCGACCGCATCCTCGGCCTGGAGATCGGCGCCGACGACTACGTGACCAAGCCGTTCTCGCCACGCGAGCTGGCCACCCGGGTGCGGGTGGTGCTGCGGCGCAAAGGCGGGGCGAACGTCCCGGCCGAGTCCGAGGCCGGTTTCGTCCACGACGGCGAGGGCAAGCGCATCCGTTACCGCGGCCAGGCGCTGGACCTGACCCGCTACGAATACGGCCTGCTGGCCGCGCTGCTGCAGCGCCCCGGCGCGGTGCTGTCGCGCGCGCAGTTGATGGACCGGGTATGGGGCGACGCGCTCGACAGCGGCGACCGCACCGTCGACACCCACATCAAGACCCTGCGCGCCAAGCTGCGCGAGATCGGCCCCGACAGCGACCCGATCCGCACCCATCGCGGCCTGGGCTATTCGCTGGAGCTGGGCTGA
- a CDS encoding GlcG/HbpS family heme-binding protein has protein sequence MPSRHARFLALALLMPALSVLALTAAAAMKIELSQRTTLNLAAVKQIAQAAEDKARAQGLNVSIAIVDDAGRLLHFQRMDGTPNSSVEVAIGKATHAVNYRRDTAFHEKLLSEGNTVVLGLPSSTPIAGGVRLLHSDQVIGGIGVSGARAAQDGEIAQAGADVLK, from the coding sequence ATGCCGTCTCGCCATGCCCGCTTCCTCGCCCTCGCGCTGCTGATGCCGGCGCTGTCCGTGCTCGCACTCACCGCGGCCGCCGCCATGAAGATCGAACTCAGCCAACGCACCACCCTCAATCTCGCCGCGGTCAAGCAGATTGCCCAGGCCGCCGAAGACAAGGCGCGCGCGCAGGGCTTGAACGTATCGATCGCGATCGTCGACGACGCCGGCCGGCTCCTGCATTTCCAGCGCATGGACGGCACGCCGAATTCCAGCGTCGAGGTCGCCATCGGCAAGGCCACGCACGCGGTCAACTACCGCCGCGATACCGCGTTCCATGAAAAGCTGCTCAGCGAAGGCAATACCGTCGTGCTCGGATTGCCGTCGAGCACGCCGATCGCGGGCGGCGTGCGCCTGCTGCACAGCGATCAGGTGATCGGCGGCATCGGCGTGTCCGGCGCGCGGGCCGCGCAGGATGGCGAGATCGCCCAGGCCGGCGCCGATGTGTTGAAGTAG
- the creC gene encoding two-component system sensor histidine kinase CreC, which yields MRIGLRIFLGYFLIVAVAALLLARVFVAEVKPGVRQAMEDTLVDTANILAELAADDFLAGRIDHGDFAKRVRALGERDVGAAIWGFRKRATTYRVYITDARGIVVFDSDGRDVGQDYSRWNDVYLTLRGRYGARSSPATQDNPDDTIMYVAAPIRDDARRVVGSLTVAKPNSAIAPFIARSQSVVMRWGFVLMGVALLIGVLVSWWLSRQIDLLRRYAHAVTAGARAPPPDAAGEFGELGRALETMRTRLEGKQYVEQYVHTLTHEMKSPLAAIRGSAELLESPPGDGTMADADRARFAGSIRGQAERLAQMIDKLLALAAVEHRQRLEKPEPVALAAIAQEAAEQCAQRLHKTGAKLLLDLEPNLPPVLGDGFLLRQALINLIENAADFSPAQGEIVLRLRRDGESQRVEVSDRGPGVPDYAVGRVFERFYSLPRPAGGSRSSGLGLCFVAEVASLHGGGAALVNRDEGGAVASLVVPG from the coding sequence ATGCGCATCGGGCTGCGGATCTTCCTGGGGTATTTCCTGATCGTCGCGGTCGCCGCGCTGCTGCTGGCGCGGGTGTTCGTCGCCGAGGTCAAGCCCGGCGTGCGCCAGGCGATGGAAGACACCCTGGTCGACACCGCCAACATCCTCGCCGAGCTCGCCGCCGACGATTTCCTCGCCGGCCGCATCGACCACGGCGACTTCGCCAAGCGCGTGCGCGCGCTCGGCGAACGCGACGTCGGCGCGGCGATCTGGGGCTTCCGCAAGCGCGCGACCACGTATCGCGTCTACATCACCGACGCGCGCGGCATCGTCGTGTTCGACAGCGACGGGCGCGATGTCGGCCAGGATTACTCGCGCTGGAACGATGTCTACCTGACCTTGCGCGGCCGCTACGGCGCGCGTTCCAGCCCGGCCACCCAGGACAATCCCGACGACACGATCATGTACGTCGCCGCGCCGATCCGCGACGACGCGCGGCGGGTGGTCGGTTCGTTGACCGTGGCCAAGCCCAACAGCGCGATCGCGCCGTTCATCGCCCGCAGCCAGTCGGTGGTGATGCGTTGGGGGTTCGTGCTGATGGGCGTGGCGCTGTTGATCGGCGTGTTGGTGTCGTGGTGGCTGTCGCGCCAGATCGACCTGCTGCGGCGCTACGCGCATGCGGTCACCGCCGGCGCGCGCGCGCCGCCGCCGGACGCGGCCGGCGAATTCGGCGAACTCGGCCGCGCCCTGGAAACCATGCGCACGCGCCTGGAAGGCAAGCAGTACGTCGAGCAGTATGTGCACACCCTGACCCACGAAATGAAGAGCCCGCTGGCGGCGATCCGCGGCAGCGCGGAACTGCTCGAATCGCCGCCCGGCGACGGCACCATGGCCGACGCCGACCGCGCGCGCTTTGCCGGCAGCATCCGCGGCCAGGCCGAGCGCCTGGCGCAGATGATCGACAAGCTGCTCGCGTTGGCTGCAGTCGAACATCGTCAACGCCTGGAAAAACCCGAACCGGTGGCGCTGGCCGCGATCGCCCAGGAAGCGGCCGAACAATGCGCGCAGCGGCTGCACAAGACCGGCGCGAAACTGCTGCTGGACCTGGAACCGAACCTGCCGCCGGTGCTCGGCGATGGCTTCCTGCTGCGCCAGGCCTTGATCAACCTGATCGAGAACGCGGCCGATTTTTCCCCGGCCCAGGGCGAGATCGTGTTGCGCCTGCGCCGCGACGGCGAGTCGCAGCGGGTCGAAGTCAGCGACCGCGGCCCGGGCGTACCCGATTACGCGGTGGGACGGGTGTTCGAGCGGTTCTATTCGCTGCCGCGTCCGGCCGGCGGCAGCCGCAGCAGCGGACTGGGCTTGTGCTTCGTCGCCGAAGTGGCGTCGCTGCATGGCGGCGGGGCGGCGTTGGTCAATCGCGATGAGGGTGGGGCGGTGGCGAGCTTGGTGGTGCCGGGGTAG
- the mfd gene encoding transcription-repair coupling factor — MSALLPKTGQQRAWWRAPASPSALAWAIARAGADYDGPLLAVARDNHGAHQLESDLRTLLGADAGHDGALPVLTFPDWETLPYDLFSPHPDIVSQRLSALHRLPSIKRGIVVVPVQTLLQRLAPLRHIVGGSFDVRVGQRLDLDNEKRRLESAGYRHVPQVLDPGDFAVRGGLLDVYPMGADTPFRVEMLDDEIDTIRAFDPESQRSLDKIDRVHLLPGREVPLDDASLKRALDALRERFDLDTRRSALYQDLKAGIAPSGIEYYLPLFFEQTATLFDYLGDKVLPVIADGALDAADQFWTQTGERYEQRRHDLERPLLPPDSLYLTPVGLRERLNQAARIELCGEQHPQRGKAVALGDQPAPTLPVAARDAAPAEALKSFLGSYPGRVLIAADTAGRREALLEVLQAAALKPDVVADWKSFRDGASRFAIAVAPLDDGFALSEPALAILTERQLFPERASQPRRRKRVGREPEAIIRDLGELSEGAPIVHEDHGVGRYRGLIVLEAGGQPGEYLEIEYAKGDRLYVPVAQLHLISRYSGASVETAPLHSLGGEQWTKAKRKAAEKVRDVAAELLEIQAKRQARAGLALDVDRSMYEPFAAGFPFEETPDQHSSIEAVIRDLGSSQPMDRVVCGDVGFGKTEVAVRAAFVAATAGKQVAVLVPTTLLAEQHYRNFRDRFADWPLKVEVLSRFKSSKEIKAELEKLTEGKIDVVVGTHRLLQGDVRFKDLGLVIVDEEQRFGVRQKEALKALRANVHLLTLTATPIPRTLNMAMAGLRDLSIIATPPAHRLAVQTFVVPWDDMQLREAFQRELSRGGQVYFLHNDVESIGRMKRQLEELVPEARIGVAHGQMAERELESVMLDFHKQRFNVLLCTTIIESGIDIPNANTIIMNRADKFGLAQLHQLRGRVGRSHHRAYAYLVVPDKRSITSDAQKRLEAIASMDELGAGFTLATHDLEIRGAGELLGEDQSGQMAEVGFSLYTELLERAVRSIRQGKLPDLDSTQSRGAEVELHIPALIPDDYLPDVHTRLTLYKRISGARDSEELRELQVEMIDRFGLLPDAAKHLFAVAELKLIATNLGIRKLDLGDKGGRLQFVERPNVDPMSVIKLIQGQPKLYQMDGPDKLKIKLDLPDALARLAAAKGLLTLLDTKH, encoded by the coding sequence GTGTCTGCCCTTTTGCCTAAAACCGGCCAGCAGCGTGCCTGGTGGCGCGCGCCGGCCTCGCCTTCCGCCCTGGCCTGGGCGATCGCCCGCGCCGGCGCCGACTACGACGGCCCGCTGCTGGCGGTCGCGCGCGACAACCACGGCGCGCACCAACTCGAATCCGACCTGCGCACCCTGCTGGGCGCGGACGCCGGTCACGACGGCGCGTTGCCGGTCCTGACCTTCCCGGATTGGGAAACCCTGCCCTACGACTTGTTCAGTCCGCACCCGGACATCGTCTCGCAGCGTCTGTCGGCCCTGCACCGCTTGCCGTCGATCAAGCGCGGCATCGTGGTGGTGCCGGTGCAGACGCTGTTGCAGCGGCTGGCGCCGTTGCGGCATATCGTCGGCGGCAGTTTCGACGTGCGCGTCGGCCAGCGCCTGGACCTCGACAACGAGAAGCGCCGGCTCGAATCGGCCGGCTACCGGCACGTGCCGCAGGTGCTCGATCCGGGCGATTTCGCCGTCCGCGGCGGCCTGCTCGACGTCTACCCGATGGGCGCCGACACGCCGTTCCGGGTCGAGATGCTCGACGACGAGATCGACACCATCCGCGCGTTCGATCCCGAATCGCAGCGCTCGCTCGACAAGATCGACCGCGTGCATCTGTTGCCGGGCCGCGAAGTGCCGCTCGACGACGCCTCGCTCAAGCGCGCGCTCGATGCGCTGCGCGAACGCTTCGATCTCGATACCCGGCGCAGCGCCCTGTATCAGGATCTAAAGGCCGGCATCGCGCCGTCGGGCATCGAGTACTACCTGCCGCTGTTCTTCGAACAGACCGCGACCTTGTTCGATTACCTCGGCGACAAGGTGCTGCCGGTGATCGCCGACGGCGCGCTGGACGCGGCCGATCAATTCTGGACCCAGACCGGCGAGCGCTACGAACAGCGCCGCCACGATCTCGAACGCCCGCTGCTGCCGCCCGATTCGCTGTACCTGACCCCGGTCGGCCTGCGCGAGCGCCTCAACCAGGCCGCGCGCATCGAGCTGTGCGGCGAACAGCATCCGCAACGCGGCAAGGCCGTCGCGCTGGGCGACCAGCCCGCGCCGACCTTGCCGGTCGCCGCGCGCGACGCTGCACCCGCCGAAGCGTTGAAGTCGTTCCTGGGCAGTTATCCCGGCCGCGTGCTGATCGCCGCCGACACCGCCGGCCGCCGCGAAGCGCTGCTCGAAGTGCTGCAGGCCGCGGCACTGAAACCCGATGTGGTCGCCGACTGGAAATCGTTCCGCGACGGCGCCAGCCGCTTCGCGATCGCAGTCGCGCCGCTCGACGACGGCTTCGCGCTCAGCGAACCGGCGCTGGCGATATTGACCGAACGCCAGCTGTTTCCCGAGCGCGCCTCGCAGCCGCGCCGGCGCAAGCGCGTCGGCCGCGAACCCGAAGCGATCATCCGCGATCTGGGCGAGTTGTCCGAAGGCGCGCCGATCGTGCACGAGGATCACGGCGTCGGCCGCTATCGCGGCCTGATCGTGCTCGAAGCCGGCGGCCAGCCCGGCGAATACCTGGAAATCGAATACGCCAAGGGCGACCGGCTGTACGTGCCGGTCGCGCAACTGCACCTGATCAGCCGCTACTCCGGCGCGTCGGTGGAAACCGCGCCGCTGCATTCGCTCGGCGGCGAGCAATGGACCAAGGCCAAGCGCAAGGCCGCGGAAAAAGTCCGCGACGTGGCCGCCGAACTGCTTGAGATCCAGGCCAAGCGCCAGGCGCGCGCCGGCCTGGCGCTGGACGTGGACCGTTCGATGTACGAACCGTTCGCGGCCGGCTTCCCGTTCGAGGAAACGCCCGATCAGCATTCCTCGATCGAAGCGGTGATCCGCGACCTGGGCAGCAGCCAGCCGATGGACCGCGTGGTCTGCGGCGACGTGGGTTTCGGCAAGACCGAAGTCGCGGTGCGCGCGGCCTTCGTCGCCGCCACCGCCGGCAAGCAGGTCGCGGTGCTGGTGCCGACCACCTTGTTGGCCGAGCAGCACTACCGCAATTTCCGCGATCGCTTCGCCGATTGGCCGCTCAAGGTCGAGGTGCTGTCGCGGTTCAAGAGCAGCAAGGAAATCAAGGCCGAACTGGAGAAGCTGACCGAGGGCAAGATCGATGTCGTGGTCGGCACCCACCGCCTGTTGCAGGGCGACGTGCGCTTCAAGGACCTCGGCCTGGTCATCGTCGACGAAGAACAGCGCTTCGGCGTGCGCCAGAAGGAAGCGCTCAAGGCGCTGCGCGCCAACGTGCATCTGTTGACGCTTACGGCGACGCCGATCCCGCGCACGCTCAACATGGCCATGGCCGGCCTGCGCGATCTGAGCATCATCGCCACCCCGCCCGCGCATCGCCTCGCCGTGCAGACCTTCGTCGTGCCCTGGGACGACATGCAATTGCGCGAGGCGTTCCAGCGCGAGCTGTCGCGCGGCGGCCAGGTGTATTTCCTGCACAACGATGTCGAGAGCATCGGCCGCATGAAGCGTCAGCTCGAAGAACTGGTGCCCGAGGCGCGCATCGGCGTCGCCCACGGCCAGATGGCCGAGCGCGAACTCGAAAGCGTCATGCTCGACTTCCACAAGCAGCGCTTCAACGTGCTGCTGTGCACGACCATCATCGAGTCGGGCATCGACATCCCGAACGCCAACACCATCATCATGAACCGCGCCGACAAGTTCGGCCTGGCACAGTTGCATCAGCTGCGCGGCCGGGTCGGCCGTTCGCATCATCGCGCGTATGCGTATCTGGTGGTGCCCGACAAGCGCTCGATCACCTCCGACGCGCAGAAGCGCCTGGAAGCGATCGCCTCGATGGACGAACTCGGCGCCGGTTTCACCCTGGCCACGCACGACCTGGAAATCCGCGGCGCCGGCGAGTTGCTCGGCGAGGATCAGAGCGGGCAGATGGCCGAGGTCGGTTTCAGCCTCTACACCGAGTTGCTGGAACGCGCGGTGCGCTCGATCCGCCAGGGCAAGCTGCCCGACCTGGATTCCACGCAATCGCGCGGGGCCGAAGTCGAACTGCATATTCCGGCGCTGATTCCCGACGATTACCTGCCCGACGTGCATACCCGCCTGACCTTGTACAAGCGCATCAGCGGCGCGCGCGACAGCGAGGAACTGCGCGAGCTGCAGGTCGAGATGATCGACCGCTTCGGCCTGTTGCCCGACGCGGCCAAGCACTTGTTCGCGGTGGCCGAACTCAAGCTGATCGCGACCAATCTGGGCATTCGCAAACTCGATCTGGGCGACAAGGGCGGGCGATTGCAGTTCGTCGAACGGCCGAACGTGGACCCGATGTCGGTGATCAAGCTGATCCAGGGCCAACCGAAGCTGTATCAGATGGATGGACCGGACAAGCTCAAGATCAAGCTGGACCTGCCCGATGCGTTGGCGCGGTTGGCGGCGGCGAAGGGGTTGCTGACTTTGCTCGATACCAAGCACTGA